A segment of the Candidatus Delongbacteria bacterium genome:
AAATGAGGGAGTAAATGAGGGAGTAAATGAGGGAGTAAATGAGGGAGTAAATGAGGTGTATAAATTTATTTCTAAAAATCCAGGTAAACGAACTCCATTTATATCAGAACAGCTTGATATTCCTATTAAGACTCTTGAACGATGGATTAAAATACTTAAAGATAGAAATGTAATAGAATTTATCGGTATCCCCAAAAAGGGTGGGTATTATAAAAAAACAATTGACAATTAATTCGTCACCCTGATCCCGATTTATCGGGACATGGTCTAGAACAAGGGGTTTCAACCCCTTGTTGGTAACGAGTTAAAAGATAGATACTGTCCCGATGGATCGGGATCAGCATGACAAGGAACAGGAAGTAAGGAAGAAAAGGAAGTGTTGCCGTAGAGGA
Coding sequences within it:
- a CDS encoding ATP-dependent DNA helicase, whose product is NEGVNEGVNEGVNEGVNEVYKFISKNPGKRTPFISEQLDIPIKTLERWIKILKDRNVIEFIGIPKKGGYYKKTIDN